One segment of Desulfocurvus vexinensis DSM 17965 DNA contains the following:
- a CDS encoding gamma-glutamylcyclotransferase family protein, producing the protein MSAPTPDDLFFAYGTLMRSAGGPWAERLEAMGELLGRGSVAGRLFRVSWYPGMVEADGPGQRVLGEVWRLAAPGRAWPLLDEFEGVIPGKPDISRYRRAVVDVTLDNGTPLACQAYLLNYPTADLEPIPSGDFRDVVL; encoded by the coding sequence ATGAGCGCCCCCACCCCTGACGACCTGTTCTTCGCCTACGGCACCCTCATGCGCAGCGCGGGCGGGCCGTGGGCCGAGCGGCTGGAGGCCATGGGCGAACTGCTGGGCCGGGGCAGCGTGGCCGGGCGGCTGTTTCGCGTGAGCTGGTACCCGGGCATGGTCGAGGCCGACGGCCCGGGCCAGCGCGTGCTGGGCGAGGTCTGGCGGCTGGCCGCCCCCGGGCGGGCCTGGCCGCTGCTGGACGAATTCGAGGGCGTCATCCCCGGCAAGCCGGATATCTCGCGCTACCGCCGCGCCGTGGTGGACGTGACCCTGGACAACGGCACGCCCCTGGCCTGTCAGGCCTACCTGCTCAACTACCCCACCGCCGACCTGGAGCCCATCCCCTCGGGCGACTTCCGCGACGTGGTCCTCTAG